A single region of the Salvelinus sp. IW2-2015 linkage group LG20, ASM291031v2, whole genome shotgun sequence genome encodes:
- the LOC111980905 gene encoding small ribosomal subunit protein uS3 yields MVISGKPEQSFRSMKLPKMAVQISKKRKFVADGIFKAELNEFLTRELAEDGYSGVEVRVTPTRTEIIILATRTQNVLGEKGRRIRELTAVVQKRFGFPEGSVELYAEKVATRGLCAIAQAESLRYKLLGGLAVRRACYGVLRFIMESGSKGCEVVVSGKLRGQRAKSMKFVDGLMIHSGDPVNYYVDTAVRHVLLRQGVLGIKVKIMLPWDPSGKIGPKKPLPDHVSIVEPKDEQVPSTPISEQKGAKPEAAAVAPATPVPTA; encoded by the exons ATGGTTATTTCCGGGAAGCCGGAACAGTCTTTCCGGTCTATGAAACTTCCCAAGATGGCAGTGCAAATATCTAAGAAGAGGAAG TTTGTCGCTGACGGCATCTTCAAAGCTGAACTGAACGAGTTCCTCACCAGAGAGCTCGCTGAGGATGGCTATTCCGGTGTGGAGGTTCGTGTCACTCCAACCAGGACCGAAATCATCATCCTGGCTACCAG GACACAAAACGTTCTTGGTGAGAAGGGGCGTCGTATCCGTGAGCTGACTGCAGTGGTCCAGAAGAGGTTTGGCTTCCCAGAGGGCAGTGTTGAG CTGTATGCTGAGAAGGTTGCCACTCGTGGTCTGTGCGCCATCGCCCAGGCAGAGTCCCTGCGCTACAAGCTTCTTGGGGGTCTGGCTGTCCGCAG AGCCTGCTATGGTGTCCTGCGCTTCATCATGGAGAGCGGATCCAAGGGTTGTGAGGTGGTGGTCTCTGGAAAGCTCAGGGGTCAGAGGGCCAAATCTATGAAGTTCGTGGATGGCCTCATGATCCACAGCGGAGACCCCGTTAACTACTACGTCGACACTGCTGTCCGCCATGTGCTGCTCCGTCAAG GTGTGCTGGGGATCAAGGTGAAGATCATGCTGCCCTGGGATCCCAGCGGTAAGATCGGCCCCAAGAAGCCTCTCCCCGACCACGTGAGCATCGTGGAACCCAAGGACGAGCAGGTCCCTTCAACCCCCATCTCAGAGCAGAAGGGAGCCAAGCCGGAGGCCGCTGCCGTCGCACCTGCGACACCCGTCCCCACAGCATAA